The Panicum virgatum strain AP13 chromosome 3N, P.virgatum_v5, whole genome shotgun sequence genome includes the window CTgatgtttttttaattattgTGGTTGATTTCAGCTGGACGACTGGGTCCTCTGCAGGATCCACAAGAAGAGCAACAATTTTCAGTTCTCTGACAAGGACCAGGAGGGCTCAACtgtggaggaggaagaatccCTCAACAACAACATGATGAATGGCACAATTGCAGCCTCGCCCAAGTCTGAAGCCAATGATGATCATGATCATCAGTTCcatccgacgacgatgacgatgacCATGAGCAAGTCATACTCAATCACCGATCTACTCAACACCATCGACTACTCGGCGCTCTCACAGCTCCTCGATGCCCCAGCTGAACCTGAACCACCGCTAATCTACCCAATAACAACACAAACACACGAATCACTACTTAGCTATAACAACGACAGCCACTACTTCAATTTGCCACAAGTAGACGCATGTTCAGATCATGTTGCGCCTAATTGCAACGGTCTGAAGAGGAAGCGAGTGATGACCATGGATGGTGCTGAATCCTCTGCCTTGGATGGTAGCAGCAGTAGTAACTTCAGTAGAAAACTGAAGCTGCCAAGTGATTCAATAAGAAGCAGCAGCCACAGCCATTTTGGCAGCACGACGAGCAGCTACTGCAACCAGCAGCAGCTTGTGGACAGAAGTGGTTTTCAGTACAGCAGCCTGCTGAGCTATCCATTCCTCGAGATGCAGTAGTATTGCACCGAGAGCTTGGTGTGAATCCATACAGCTGAAACTTGTGCACTGGGTCAAACAAACCGAGCTGAGGCTGAGGGGTGGTTCTTGCTTGTGACCGGAAcatgaattcaaaatttctgaagcatttcattttcattttcattttcattttcatgTAAAATTAATTAAAGGTTGTAAATTAGGGAGGTGTACTACGTACTGAAAGTCACGTGTGGATCAATGAAAGATGACCACGTTCGTTTCCTGTACTATGCGTACTGTACTATTTGCCATGTGCTCTGTTGGTTGCCCTTATCCACTCGGAAAGGGTTAGATCGATGTACAGATGAATCGGGACACTTGCTGTTCTACTTCCATATAGGAATATACTTTTTCTGCTTCCTGCTGATCCCGTTGTCGTCGTTGTAGCCGCGATCGATGGATCTCAGAGTAAAACACGCGTAGACCTTCTTACTTGTCGTACGGTGTGCCGTTGGTGCTAGGTTATCTTGACGTGTAGCTTAGTCACACTACTCCGATCCATACGCGTGGCTGGTGTCTTGAGTCATTGCACATCACAAAACATTCTTGCTCGCTCTCATTTCTGCCAGTGAAAAACCAAGCAGGTCGATCCAAGAGACAAAGTAAATACTTGAGGACAAATGGGTCAATATATTCAACCTCCTGTTgggactagctagctagctagctccctAATTCAACGTTGAAGAAGAAGTTAGATGCATGCTTGGCCACACACGTAGACATATCCAATGAGCGTGCGTGCATGCGTTGGTGAACCAATGCAATGGCAAAACGTCATCACCGGAGCTACTGCTATTCTAATGGCCGCAGGACGCCGGAAAGACaacgacggcagcggcggcggcgcacgttgATCGGATTGAATACCACTTGCGTtggttattatttatatataataaaCATGCATGGTTAGTTGGTGATGGTCCACATATGACATGCTCCATCAGC containing:
- the LOC120663441 gene encoding NAC domain-containing protein 1-like, giving the protein MPSATSRLPNLPAGFRFHPTDEELIVHYLMNQASSLPCPVPIIAEVNIYQCNPWDLPAKALFGENEWYFFSPRDRKYPNGARPNRAAGSGYWKATGTDKAILLTPTSENIGVKKALVFYGGKPPKGVKTDWIMHEYRLTGANKTTKRRGSSMRLDDWVLCRIHKKSNNFQFSDKDQEGSTVEEEESLNNNMMNGTIAASPKSEANDDHDHQFHPTTMTMTMSKSYSITDLLNTIDYSALSQLLDAPAEPEPPLIYPITTQTHESLLSYNNDSHYFNLPQVDACSDHVAPNCNGLKRKRVMTMDGAESSALDGSSSSNFSRKLKLPSDSIRSSSHSHFGSTTSSYCNQQQLVDRSGFQYSSLLSYPFLEMQ